The Salvelinus fontinalis isolate EN_2023a chromosome 34, ASM2944872v1, whole genome shotgun sequence region tctggggacacacaggaggcttggtgcgtggtttagacactggtggtaaagggctggagacacgcaccatatagctagtgcgtggaggaggcactggtggtactggattggggcgaggaggtggcgccggaaataccggaccgtgcaggcgtactggctcccttgaacgccgagcctgcccaaccttacctggttgtacgctccccgtcgcctgaccagtgcggggaggtggaataacccgcaccggcctatgtaggcgaaccgggaacaccatgcgtaaggctggtgccatgtacgccggcccgaggagacgcactggtgaccagatgcgttgggccggcttcatgacatacggctcaacgctcagtctagcccggccgatacgtggagctggaatgtaccgaaccgggctatgcacgcgtacaggagacaccgtgcgctctactgcgtaacacggtgtctgcccgtactctcgctctccacggtaagtacagggagtaggcgcaggtttcctacctgacttcgccacactccctttaaggccccccccaagaaatttttgggttgtactcacgggcttccagccttgtctccgtgctgcctcctcatatcgcctcctctcggctttcgctgcctccagctcttcacgagggaggcgatattctccaggttgatcccaaggtccatctccttccaattcgtcctcccaactccagaaatcctgtgtaggtaggtcctgttgccgccttccatgccgcttggtcctatggtgagtaattctgtcacgatcgtgtggcggattgacggaccaaaatgcagcagttggaaaataagccatcttcttttattttaaaagatgacaaacaataaacacgaaacacttaaacaaaataacaaaacaacaaaacgaccgtgaagctacaaacgttgtgcacatacatacaggctacaaacgttctacatagacaattactcacaaccaatgagagcctatggctaccctaaataaggctcccaatcagagacaaccgaaatcagctgtctctaattgggaactcattcaggtaaccatagactctcctagacaactaaacatacatagacaacgctagacatctacactcaacacaaacccatatactacactccataacccctttaccatataaacacccaaaactaacaaaacataaacattccccatgtcacaccctgacctaactaaaataatcaagaaaacaaagaatactaaggccagggcgtgacataacccccccccttgaggcgcgaactccgggcgcaccatacacagtctaggggagggtctgggtgggcttccctccacggtggcggctccggctctggtcgtggtccccacttcaccacagtccctaaccacctccttagcctcttcaaaatgacccctctccacattaatcccattgcattaagggacagctccggactaagggccagtaccagggtaaggggcagtaccagggtcaggggcagtaccagggtaaggggcagtaccagggtaaggggcagtaccagggtaaggggcagcaccagggtaaggggcagcaccagggtaaggggcagcaccagggtaaggggcagctccggactgaggaatggcagctccggactgaggaatggcagctccggactgaggaatggcagctccggactgagggactgcagctccggactgagggacggcccatggctccggactgacagatctggctgctcatggctggctaacggatctggctgctcatggctggctgactgatctggctgctcatggctggctgactgatctggctgctcatggctggctgactgatctggctgctcatggctggctgactgatctggctgctcatggctggctgacggatctggctgctcatggctggctgacggatctggctgctcatggctggctgacggatctggctgctcatggctagctgacggatctggctgctcatggctagctgacggatctggctgctcatggctagctgacggatctggctgctcatggctagctgacggatctggctgctcatggctagctgacggatctggctgctcatggctagctgacggatctggctgctcatggctagctgacggatctggctgctcatggctagctgactgatctggctgctcctgtctggttggcggctctggcagatcctgtctggttggcggctctggcagatcctgtctggttggcggctctggcagatcctgtctggacggacggctctagcggctcctgtctggctggacggctctagcggctcctgtctggctggcggctctagcggctcctgtctggcggacggctcagtgggctcatggcagacgggcggctttgcaggctcatggcagacgggcggctttgcaggctcattgcagacggatggctcagatggcgctggggagacggatggctcagatggcgctggggagacgagcagttcagtcaacgctgtgcagacggcagactcctgccggctgaggcgcactgtaggcctggtgcgtggtgccgggactggtggcaccgggctggggacacgcatctcagggctagtgcggggagcagcaacaggacgcacaggactctggggacacacaggaggcttggtgcgtggtttagacactggtggtaaagggctggagacacgcaccatatagctagtgcgtggaggaggcactggtggtactggattggggcgaggaagtggcgccggaaataccggaccgtgcaggcgtactggctcccttgaacgccgagcctgcccaaccttacctggttgtacgctccccgtcgcctgaccagtgcggggaggtggaataacccgcaccggcctatgtaggcgaaccggggacaccatgcgtaaggctggtgccatgtacgccggcccgaggagacgcactggtgaccagatgcgttgggccggcttcatgacatacggctcaacgctccgtctagcccggccgatacgtggagctggaatgtaccgaaccgggctatgcacgtgtacaggagacaccgtgcgctctactgcgtaacacggtgtctgcccgtactctcgctctccacggtaagtacagggagtaggcgcaggtttcctacctgacttcgccacactccctttaaggccccccccaagaaatttttgggttgtactcacgggcttccagccttgtctccgtgctgcctcctcatatcgcctcctctcggctttcgctgcctccagctcttcacgagggaggcgatattctccaggttgatcccaaggtccatctccttccaattcgtcctcccaactccagaaatcctgtgtaggtaggtcctgttgccgccttccatgccgcttggtcctatggtgagtaattctgtcacgatcgtgtggcggattgacggaccaaaagcagcagttggaaaataagccatcttcttttattataaagatgacaaaaataaacacgaaacacttaaaaaaaactaaaaaaacaacaacacgaccgtgaagctacaaacgttgtgcacatacatacaggctacaaacgttctacatagacaattactcacaaccaatgagagcctatggctaccctaaataaggctcccaatcagagacaaccgaaatcagctgtctctaattgggaactcattcaggtaaccatagactctcctagacaactaaacatacatagacaacgctagacatctacactcaacacaaacccatatactacaccccataacccctttaccatataaacacccaaaactaacaaaacataaacattccccatgtcacaccctgacctaactaaaataatcaagaaaacaaagaatactaaggccagggcgtgacataacccccccccttgaggcgcgaactccgggcgcaccatacacagtctaggggagggtctgggtgggcttccctccacggtggcggctccggctctggtcgtggtccccacttcaccacagtccctaaccacctccttagcctcttcaaaatgacccctctccacattaatcccattgcattaagggacagctccggactaagggccagtaccagggtaaggggcagtaccagggtcaggggcagtaccagggtaaggggcagtaccagggtaaggggcagtaccagggtaaggggcgcACGGGGGGGCAgcccagggtaaggggcagcaccagggtaaggggcagcaccagggtaaggggcagctccggactgaggaatggcagctccggactgaggaatggcagctccggactgaggaatggcagctccggactgaggaatggcagctccggactgagggactgcagctccggactgagggactgcagctccggactgagggacggcccatggctggctgacagatctggctgctcatggctggctaacggatctggctgctcatggctggctgactgatctggctgctcatggctggctgactgatctggctgctcatggctggctgacggatctggctgctcatggctggctgacggatctggctgctcatggctggctgacggatctggctgctcatggctggctgacggatctggctgctcatggctagctgacggatctggctgctcatggctagctgacggatctggctgctcatggctagctgacggatctggctgctcatggctagctgacggatctggctgctcatggctagctgacggatctggctgctcatggctagctgactgatctggctgctcatggctagctgactgatctggctgctcctgtctggttggcggctctggcagatcctgtctggttggcggctctggcagatcctgtctggttggcggctctggcagatcctgtctgacggacggctctagcggctcctgtctggctggcggctctagcggctcctgtctggctggcggctctagcggctcctgtctggcggacggctcagtgggctc contains the following coding sequences:
- the LOC129833912 gene encoding small proline-rich protein 2H-like, which gives rise to MRVPSPVPPVPAPRTRPTVRLSRQESAVCTALTELLVSPAPSEPSVSPAPSEPSVCNEPAKPPVCHEPAKPPVCHEPTEPSARQEPLEPPARQEPLEPPARQEPLEPSVRQDLPEPPTRQDLPEPPTRQDLPEPPTRQEQPDQSASHEQPDQSASHEQPDPSASHEQPDPSASHEQY